A single Brassica rapa cultivar Chiifu-401-42 chromosome A04, CAAS_Brap_v3.01, whole genome shotgun sequence DNA region contains:
- the LOC103865862 gene encoding UBP1-associated protein 2B, which produces MADKKRKLEAQSNDASEPPQKQQQQLENGDEEITTEIHENENENQRPDEDDDQEPIEDLLEPFSKEQLSILLKEAAQKHPDVADRIRIAADEDPVHRKIFVHGFGWDTKADALIKAFKQYGEIEDCKCVVDKGTGQSKGYGFILFKSRSGARSALKQPQKKIGTRMAACQLASMGPVQGGNSAAAAAAGATSQHFNPEHVQRKIYVSNVSADIDPERLLEFFSRFGEVEEGPLGLDKATGRPKGFTLFVYKTAESAKKALEEPHKSFEGHVLHCHKANDGPKPVKQQHQNQHQHRHSSYDQGSRYRRDDNAGYGATGGHGHYLAGNNQAAALNPAIGQAITALLASQGAGVGMNQAFGQALLGTLGAPSPGTGGGMPSGYGGQANITPGVFPGYGYEASFQGGYQTQLPGQGGYQTQQPGQGSAGRGQHGLGYGGQYMGQ; this is translated from the coding sequence ATGGCTGATAAGAAGAGAAAGCTCGAAGCTCAATCCAACGACGCCTCAGAGCCGCCGcagaagcagcagcagcagctcgAAAACGGCGACGAAGAAATCACCACAGAGATCCACGAAAACGAAAACGAGAATCAACGCCCCGATGAGGACGACGACCAAGAGCCAATCGAAGATCTCCTGGAACCGTTCTCAAAGGAACAGCTCTCGATTCTCCTCAAGGAAGCTGCTCAAAAGCACCCCGACGTCGCCGATCGGATCCGGATCGCGGCGGACGAGGATCCGGTTCACCGCAAGATCTTCGTCCACGGATTCGGATGGGACACGAAGGCCGACGCGCTCATCAAAGCTTTCAAGCAGTACGGAGAGATCGAGGACTGCAAATGCGTCGTCGATAAGGGCACGGGACAGTCCAAAGGTTACGGCTTTATTCTCTTCAAGTCGCGTTCGGGCGCTCGCAGCGCTCTCAAGCAGCCTCAGAAGAAGATTGGGACTCGTATGGCTGCGTGTCAGTTAGCTTCCATGGGACCTGTCCAGGGAGGGAACTctgcggcggcggcggcggcggggGCGACGTCTCAGCATTTTAACCCTGAGCATGTGCAGAGGAAGATCTATGTTAGTAACGTTAGTGCTGATATTGATCCGGAGAGGTTGTTGGAGTTTTTCTCTAGGTTTGGGGAGGTTGAGGAAGGTCCTTTGGGGCTTGATAAAGCTACTGGGAGGCCTAAAGGTTTCACTTTGTTTGTTTATAAGACTGCGGAGAGTGCTAAGAAGGCGTTGGAGGAGCCGCATAAGAGCTTTGAAGGCCATGTTTTGCATTGCCATAAGGCGAACGATGGGCCTAAGCCTGTTAAGCAGCAGCATCAGAATCAGCATCAGCATCGACATAGCTCTTACGATCAAGGTTCGCGTTACCGAAGGGATGATAACGCTGGTTATGGTGCAACTGGAGGCCATGGGCATTACTTAGCTGGTAACAACCAAGCTGCGGCACTAAACCCAGCCATTGGCCAGGCCATCACAGCTTTGTTGGCGTCGCAAGGTGCTGGAGTGGGTATGAACCAAGCATTTGGGCAGGCTTTGTTGGGGACTTTGGGGGCGCCTAGCCCAGGAACTGGAGGTGGAATGCCAAGTGGCTATGGTGGTCAAGCGAATATCACACCAGGGGTGTTTCCTGGGTACGGTTACGAAGCCAGTTTTCAGGGAGGTTATCAGACTCAGCTTCCTGGTCAAGGCGGTTATCAGACTCAGCAACCTGGTCAGGGTAGTGCTGGAAGAGGGCAGCATGGTTTAGGGTATGGTGGTCAGTACATGGGTCAATAG
- the LOC103865858 gene encoding polyglutamine-binding protein 1 isoform X1 translates to MGEELQQHHNNSSTYGYGSSSLDIESAASNALLHEQEIETQKIIQGQREAGASVDGESNTDILRQRADPNALKEHLLKFTAHHRAETASKRGSVSTCGEGNVDVGNGYGIPGGVAYAGHSEISEKPEPTDYLPEYLKHKLKARGILRDGSGAVTSNAHDASAGSWNRQTSVPFQTNANTLPLGWVDAKDPATGATYYYNQHTGATQWERPLELPSSAPLPMPPKEEWIETLDETSGHKYYYNTKTHVSQWEPPASLKKPSATNTNNTANGKRELPPSQMPRCSGCGGWGVGLVQSWGYCAHCTRVCNLPEQQYLAYVTNARNSGQTDPNQRSSSKPPVKKGVGKKRAHAEDDEVDPMDPSSYSDAPRGGWVVGLKGMQPRAADTTATGPLFQQRPYPSPGAVLRRNAETASSQKKKPGSHFTEITKRGDGKDGLGDAD, encoded by the exons ATGGGAGAAGAGCTTCAACAACACCACAACAATTCATCTACTTATGGCTATGGAAGCTCATCGCTAGACATTGAATCTGCTGCTAGTAACGCTCTTCTTCACGAACAA gaGATTGAAACGCAGAAGATCATACAAGGTCAAAG agAGGCTGGAGCTTCAGTAGATGGAGAAAGTAACACTGACATTCTTCGGCAACGTGCTGACCCCAATGCTCTTAAG GAACATTTGCTGAAGTTCACTGCACATCACCGTGCAGAAACAGCATCAAAGCGTGGGAGTGTGAGTACTTGCGGAGAAG GTAATGTGGATGTTGGGAATGGTTATGGTATACCGGGAGGAGTTGCGTACGCAGGCCACTCCGAGATCAGTGAGAAGCCTGAACCTACTGATTATCTGCCTGAATATctcaaacataaattaaaagCCAGGGGGATTCTTAGAGATGGTTCTGGTGCTGTTACATCCAACGCTCATGAT gCGTCAGCGGGTAGTTGGAATAGACAGACAAGTGTGCCTTTTCAGACAAATGCAAACACATTGCCATTGGGATGG GTAGATGCGAAAGATCCTGCTACTGGCGCTACATATTACTATAACCAGCATACCGGGGCAACCCAGTGGGAAAGGCCTCTTGAGCTACCTTCAAGCGCGCCGCTACCGATGCCTCCTAAAGAAGAGTGGATTGAAACACTTGATGAAACATCTG GTCATAAGTATTACTACAATACAAAGACACATGTATCGCAATGGGAGCCTCCAGCTTCTTTAAAGAAGCCCTCTGCCACAAACACTAACAACACTGCTAATGGGAAGAGGGAGCTTCCGCCCTCTCAGATGCCAAGATGCAGCGGATGTGGTGGCTGGGGAGTGGGCCTTGTCCAGAGCTGGGGTTACTGTGCTCACTGTACCAG AGTTTGCAATCTCCCAGAGCAGCAGTACTTGGCATACGTCACAAATGCAAGAAACTCTGGCCAAACCGATCCAAATCAGAG GTCAAGTTCAAAGCCTCCGGTGAAAAAGGGAGTAGGCAAAAAACGTGCGCATGCGGAGGATGATGAGGTTGACCCAATGGACCCAAGCTCGTACTCAGATGCTCCACGTGGTGGCTG GGTTGTCGGACTGAAAGGAATGCAACCTCGAGCTGCTGATACAACTGCCACG GGTCCTTTGTTTCAACAGAGACCGTATCCATCACCTGGAGCTGTTCTGAGGAGAAACGCAGAGACGGCATCATCGCAGAAGAAGAAACCAGGCTCTCATTTCACTGAAATCACAAAGAGAGGCGATGGGAAAGATGGTCTTGGTGATGCAgattga
- the LOC103865858 gene encoding polyglutamine-binding protein 1 isoform X2: protein MGEELQQHHNNSSTYGYGSSSLDIESAASNALLHEQEIETQKIIQGQREAGASVDGESNTDILRQRADPNALKEHLLKFTAHHRAETASKRGSVSTCGEGNVDVGNGYGIPGGVAYAGHSEISEKPEPTDYLPEYLKHKLKARGILRDGSGAVTSNAHDVSAGSWNRQTSVPFQTNANTLPLGWVDAKDPATGATYYYNQHTGATQWERPLELPSSAPLPMPPKEEWIETLDETSGHKYYYNTKTHVSQWEPPASLKKPSATNTNNTANGKRELPPSQMPRCSGCGGWGVGLVQSWGYCAHCTRVCNLPEQQYLAYVTNARNSGQTDPNQRSSSKPPVKKGVGKKRAHAEDDEVDPMDPSSYSDAPRGGWVVGLKGMQPRAADTTATGPLFQQRPYPSPGAVLRRNAETASSQKKKPGSHFTEITKRGDGKDGLGDAD, encoded by the exons ATGGGAGAAGAGCTTCAACAACACCACAACAATTCATCTACTTATGGCTATGGAAGCTCATCGCTAGACATTGAATCTGCTGCTAGTAACGCTCTTCTTCACGAACAA gaGATTGAAACGCAGAAGATCATACAAGGTCAAAG agAGGCTGGAGCTTCAGTAGATGGAGAAAGTAACACTGACATTCTTCGGCAACGTGCTGACCCCAATGCTCTTAAG GAACATTTGCTGAAGTTCACTGCACATCACCGTGCAGAAACAGCATCAAAGCGTGGGAGTGTGAGTACTTGCGGAGAAG GTAATGTGGATGTTGGGAATGGTTATGGTATACCGGGAGGAGTTGCGTACGCAGGCCACTCCGAGATCAGTGAGAAGCCTGAACCTACTGATTATCTGCCTGAATATctcaaacataaattaaaagCCAGGGGGATTCTTAGAGATGGTTCTGGTGCTGTTACATCCAACGCTCATGATGTA TCAGCGGGTAGTTGGAATAGACAGACAAGTGTGCCTTTTCAGACAAATGCAAACACATTGCCATTGGGATGG GTAGATGCGAAAGATCCTGCTACTGGCGCTACATATTACTATAACCAGCATACCGGGGCAACCCAGTGGGAAAGGCCTCTTGAGCTACCTTCAAGCGCGCCGCTACCGATGCCTCCTAAAGAAGAGTGGATTGAAACACTTGATGAAACATCTG GTCATAAGTATTACTACAATACAAAGACACATGTATCGCAATGGGAGCCTCCAGCTTCTTTAAAGAAGCCCTCTGCCACAAACACTAACAACACTGCTAATGGGAAGAGGGAGCTTCCGCCCTCTCAGATGCCAAGATGCAGCGGATGTGGTGGCTGGGGAGTGGGCCTTGTCCAGAGCTGGGGTTACTGTGCTCACTGTACCAG AGTTTGCAATCTCCCAGAGCAGCAGTACTTGGCATACGTCACAAATGCAAGAAACTCTGGCCAAACCGATCCAAATCAGAG GTCAAGTTCAAAGCCTCCGGTGAAAAAGGGAGTAGGCAAAAAACGTGCGCATGCGGAGGATGATGAGGTTGACCCAATGGACCCAAGCTCGTACTCAGATGCTCCACGTGGTGGCTG GGTTGTCGGACTGAAAGGAATGCAACCTCGAGCTGCTGATACAACTGCCACG GGTCCTTTGTTTCAACAGAGACCGTATCCATCACCTGGAGCTGTTCTGAGGAGAAACGCAGAGACGGCATCATCGCAGAAGAAGAAACCAGGCTCTCATTTCACTGAAATCACAAAGAGAGGCGATGGGAAAGATGGTCTTGGTGATGCAgattga
- the LOC103865859 gene encoding uncharacterized methyltransferase At2g41040, chloroplastic, which produces MAMASLTTSSIALLNKPFLPNRSSSLSSSTLHSRLYRFSSPPSSFRSRFTSASIRAVALEPELNETPSSDKKETETVETQVFACPVCYEPLMRKGPSGINLQAIYRSGFKCGQCNKTYSSKDEYLDLTVTAGFDSFNEVKPITTELFRSPLVSFLYERGWRQNFARSGFPGPDEEFRMAEEYFKEAEGGVLVDVSCGSGLFSRKFAKSGKYSGVIALDYSENMLRQCNEFIKKDTTFDSSTNIAVVRADVSRLPFASGSVDAVHAGAALHCWPSPTNAIAEICRVLRSGGVFVGTTFLRYSPSTPWIIRPFQSRILQNYNYLMQDEIKDVCTTCGLTDYEDIVQDSFIMFTARKP; this is translated from the exons ATGGCGATGGCTTCACTAACAACTTCTTCTATAGCTCTCCTCAATAAGCCTTTTCTACCTAACCGCTCTTCTTCCCTCTCCTCCTCTACCTTACACTCTCGTCTTTACCGAttctcttctcctccttctTCTTTTCGTTCTCGTTTCACATCTGCCTCCATACGCGCCGTTGCTCTTGAACCG GAACTAAATGAAACTCCAAGTTCAGACAAGAAAGAAACTGAAACTGTGGAGACACAAGTCTTCGCGTGTCCTGTTTGTTACGAACCGCTTATGAGGAAAGGACCTTCAGGTATTAACCT ACAAGCAATCTACAGGTCTGGTTTCAAGTGTGGACAGTGTAACAAGACATACTCTAGCAAAGATGAATACCTGGATCTAACTGTTACTGCTGGTTTTGATTCTTTCAATGAAGTCAAACCCATTACAACAGAACTCTTTCG gaGTCCATTAGTATCATTCTTGTATGAAAGAGGTTGGAGACAGAACTTTGCTCGAAGCGGTTTTCCTGGTCCAGATGAAGAG TTTAGAATGGCTGAGGAGTACTtcaaagaagcagaaggtggagTTCTTGTGGACGTTAGCTGTGGAAGCGGTTTGTTCTCAAGGAAATTCGCAAAGTCTGGCAAATACTCTGGCGTCATTGCTCTAGACTACTCCGAAAACATGCTTCGTCAGTGTAATGAGTTCATCAAGAAGGACACTACCTTCGATAGCTCGACTAACATAGCTGTTGTGCGAGCAGACGTGTCTCGCCTCCCTTTCGCTTCAGGTTCTGTTGATGCAGTTCATGCTGGTGCTGCATTGCACTGTTGGCCTTCTCCTACAAATGCT ATTGCTGAGATTTGTCGTGTTCTAAGAAGTGGAGGTGTTTTTGTTGGGACAACGTTTCTAAGATACAGTCCTTCAACTCCATGGATTATCAGACCTTTTCAATCG AGGATTCTGCAGAACTACAATTACTTGATGCAGGATGAGATCAAGGATGTGTGTACAACATGTGGTCTCACAGATTATGAAGATATTGTTCAGGATTCTTTTATAATGTTTACTGCTAGGAAGCCATAG